The Vulpes vulpes isolate BD-2025 chromosome 10, VulVul3, whole genome shotgun sequence genome has a window encoding:
- the SCARF2 gene encoding scavenger receptor class F member 2, translating into MEGAGPRGAGPARRRGAGGPPSPLPPLLLLLWLLPGPAAPQELNPRGRNVCRAPGSQEPTCCAGWRQQGDECGVAVCDGNSTCSENEVCVRPGECRCRHGYFGANCDTKCPRQFWGPDCKELCMCHPHGQCEDVTGQCTCHARRWGARCEHACQCQHGVCHPRSGACRCEPGWWGAQCASACYCSATSRCDPQTGACLCHAGWWGRSCNNQCACNTSPCEQQSGRCQCRERTFGARCERYCQCFRGRCHPVDGTCACEPGYRGKYCREPCPAGFYGLGCRRRCGQCKGQQPCTVAEGRCLTCEPGWNGTKCDQPCATGFYGEGCGHRCPPCRDGHACNHVTGKCTRCNAGWIGDRCETKCSNGTYGEDCAFVCNDCGSGHCDFQSGRCLCSPGVHGPHCNLTCPPGLHGVDCAQACSCHEDSCDPVTGACRLETNQRKGVMGAGALLALLLGLLLSLLGCCCACRGKDPARRELTLGRKKAPQRLCGRFSRISMKLPRIPLRRQKLPKVVVAHHDLDNTLNCSFLEPPSGLEQPSPSWSSRASFSSFDTTDEGPVYCVPHEETAAESRDAEPPTAPAEAPATLPASAEEATPLPASSDSERSASSVDGPGGALYARVARREARPARARGEAGGLSLSPSPERRKPPPPDPATKPKVSWIHGKHGAAAAARAPSPPLPGPEAAPSPSKRKRTPSDASARPEEPGSPRARDPTPRPPGLAEEAPALASPSPPRARARGRGPGLSEPTDAGGPPRSAPEAASMLAAELRDKTRSLGRAEGAPGAQGPREKPAPPQKAKRSVLPASPARAGPAPEAPGPEKAAAGAPAPAPDTPRKKTPIQKPPRKKSREAAGEPGRAGAPTL; encoded by the exons ATGGAGGGCGCAGGGCcccggggggccgggccggcgcggCGCCGGGGAGCCGGGGGGCCGCCGTcgccgctgccgccgctgctgctcctgctctggCTGCTGCCCGGCCCCGCGGCGCCCCAGGAGCTGAACCCGCGCGGCCGCAACGTGTGCCGCGCGCCCGG ctcccaggAGCCCACGTGCTGCGCCGGCTGGAGGCAGCAGGGGGACGAGTGCGGGGTCG CGGTGTGCGACGGCAACTCCACGTGTTCGGAGAATGAAGTGTGCGTGCGGCCGGGCGAGTGCCGCTGCCGCCATGGCTACTTCGGTGCCAACTGCGACACCA AGTGCCCGCGCCAGTTCTGGGGCCCCGACTGCAAGGAGCTGTGTATGTGCCACCCGCACGGGCAGTGCGAGGACGTGACAGGCCAGTGTACGTGTCACGCGCGGCGCTGGGGCGCACGCTGCGAGCATGCGTGCCAGTGCCAGCATGGCGTGTGCCACCCGCGGAGCGGCGCGTGTCGCTGCGAGCCCGGCTGGTGGGGCGCGCAGTGCGCCAGCGCGTGCTACTGCAGCGCCACGTCGCGCTGCGACCCACAGACAGGCGCGTGCCTGTGCCACGCAGGCTGGTGGGGCCGCAGCTGCAACAATCAGTGCGCCTGCAACACGTCGCCGTGCGAGCAGCAGAGCGGCCGCTGCCAGTGCCGCGAGCGCACTTTCGGCGCGCGCTGCGAGCGCTACTGCCAGTGCTTTCGCGGCCGCTGCCACCCTGTGGACGGCACGTGCGCCTGCGAGCCGGGCTACCGCGGCAAGTACTGCCGGGAGCCGTGCCCCGCCGGCTTCTACGGCCTGGGCTGCCGCCGCCG ATGCGGCCAGTGCAAAGGCCAGCAGCCTTGCACCGTGGCCGAGGGCCGCTGCCTGACATGCGAGCCCGGCTGGAACGGCACCAAGTGCGACCAGCCGTGCGCCACCGGCTTCTATGGCGAGGGGTGCGGCCACCGCTGCCCGCCCTGCCGCGACGGGCACGCCTGCAACCACGTCACTGGCAAGTGCACGCGCTGCAACGCGGGCTGGATCGGCGACCG GTGCGAGACCAAGTGCAGCAATGGCACTTACGGCGAGGACTGTGCATTTGTGTGCAACGACTGCGGCAGCGGCCACTGCGACTTCCAGTCGGGGCGTTGCCTGTGCAGCCCCGGAGTCCACGGGCCCCA CTGTAACCTGACGTGCCCGCCGGGGCTCCACGGCGTCGACTGCGCCCAGGCCTGCAGCTGCCACGAGGACTCGTGCGACCCGGTCACTGGTGCCTGCCGCCTGG AGACCAACCAGCGCAAGGGCGTGATGGGCGCGGGGGCGTTGCTGGCCCTGCTCCTCGGCCTGCTGCTCTCGCTGCTCGGCTGCTGCTGCGCCTGCCGCGGCAAGGACCCCGCGCGCCG ggaGCTCACCCTCGGGAGGAAGAAGGCGCCGCAGCGACTGTGCGGTCGCTTCAGCCGCATCAGCATGAAGCTGCCCCGGATCCCGCTCCGCAGGCAGAAGCTGCCCAAGGTCGTAG tggCCCATCACGACCTGGATAACACACTCAACTGTAGCTTCCTGGAGCCACCGTCGGGGTTGGAGCAGCCCTCACCATCATGGTCCTCCCGggcctccttttcttcctttgacaCCACTGATGAAGGGCCCGTGTACTGCGTACCGCACGAGG AGACCGCAGCCGAGAGCCGGGACGCGGAGCCTCCCACGGCCCCTGCCGAGGCGCCGGCGACCCTGCCCGCGTCCGCAGAGGAGGCGACGCCCCTCCCCGCGTCCTCGGACAGCGAGCGGTCGGCGTCGAGCGTGGACGGGCCCGGCGGGGCGCTGTACGCGCGCGTGGCCCGGCGCGAGGCCCGgccggcccgggcccggggcgAGGCGGGGGGCCTGTCTCTCTCGCCATCCCCCGAGCGCAGGAAGCCACCTCCACCCGACCCTGCCACCAAGCCCAAGGTGTCCTGGATCCACGGCAAGCACGGCGCCGCTGCCGCTGCCCGCGCGCCGTCCCCGCCGCTCCCGGGACCCGAGGCCGCGCCCAGCCCCAGCAAGAGGAAACGGACGCCCAGCGACGCGTCGGCGCGGCCGGAGGAGCCCGGCAGCCCCCGGGCCCGCGACCCGACGCCCCGGCCTCCGGGGCTGGCGGAGGAGGCGCCAGCCCTGGCCTCCCCCTCGCCGCCCCGGGCTcgggcgcggggccgcggccCTGGCCTCTCGGAGCCCACGGACGCGGGCGGCCCCCCGCGCAGCGCGCCCGAGGCCGCCTCCATGCTGGCGGCGGAGCTGCGCGACAAGACTCGCAGCCTGGGCCGCGCCGAGGGGGCTCCGGGCGCGCAGGGCCCGCGGGAGAAGCCGGCGCCGCCGCAGAAGGCCAAGCGCTCGGTGCTGCCCGCCTCGCCGGCGCGCGCGGGCCCTGCGCCCGAGGCCCCGGGGCCCGAGAAGGCGGCGGCCggcgcgcccgcgcccgcgcccgacACCCCCCGGAAGAAGACCCCCATACAGAAGCCGCCGCGCAAGAAGAGCCGGGAGGCGGCGGGCGAGCCGGGCAGGGCCGGCGCCCCCACCCTGTAG